The genomic region CAGCTGGAGGCCATGCCGGACGGCGGCACTGTCGCCATTGCCATCCCCGCCAATCCCTCGCGCTGTCCGCCGGCGCCTTACGAGCGAGCCAGCCTGATCGCGCATTACCTGAAAACGACGAAGCCGCGTTCAAAGGTCTTGATTCTCGATGCCAAGGACACTTTCTCCCAGCAGCGGCTGTTCGAGAAGGCGTGGAAGGAGCTTTACGGTGACATGATCGAACGCATCGCTCTGTCGCAAGGCGGCCGCGTGACCTCGGTCGATCCTGGGACCAGGACCGTCGTCACCGAATTCGGCAATTACACCCCCGACGTCGCCAACGTCATCCCGCCGCAGCGTGCCGGACGCATCGCTGAGGTCGCGGGCGCGGCGGATGCGACCGGCTGGTGCCCGATCGATCCCGTTACCTTCGAATCGAAACTTGTCCCGAACATCCACGTCATCGGCGATGCCTGCCTCGGCGGGGGCATTCCCAAATCGGCATCCGCGGCAAGCGCACAGGGCAAGGCCTGCGCTTCCGCGATCGTGAACCTCCTTGCCGGCCGCGCACCAGAAACGCCGCGACTGACAGGCGTGTGCTACAACATTGTCGCACCCGGCTACGGCTTTTCACTCGCGGGCAATTACCAGCCCAGGGGCGACATCTTCGCCGAGGTCGAGGGCGGAGCGACCAGCCCGGCCGATGCGCCGCGCGAATTGCGCGCCCGCGAGGCGACTGAAGCCGAGCGCTGGTTTCGAGCCATCACGGCGGACACCTTTGGCTAGAGCATTGGTCCATATCGCAGCGCTCATCGCCAGTTGCGCGTTCGCCTGCCATGCGGGAGCCGAGGAGCTCCGGCACTACAACGTCGCCGGCGACGGCATCGCGGAATCGCTCACCGGCGCGCCCGGCGATGCCGCGCGCGGGCGCGCGCTGGTGCTGGCGCGCACGACGACCTGCATCCTCTGCCATTCCGGTCCGTTCCCGGAGACCCGGTTCCAGGGCGACCTCGCGCCCGACCTCTCGGGTGCGGGGAACCGCTGGACGATGAGCCAGTTGCGGCTTCGACTGGTCGATGCGGCGCGCTTCAAC from Bradyrhizobium lupini harbors:
- a CDS encoding FCSD flavin-binding domain-containing protein produces the protein MNAPVTRRDAVLGIAAAATSFATPTILRAQSAGRVVVVGGGFGGAACARALKRARANLQVILIEPSTVFTSCPFSNEVIAGLREIDVQQFGYDKVAAEGVTVISQAVTTIEPQLRSVVTADGVALPYDRLVLSPGIDFHFEALPGYDDATSEKMPHAWKAGAQTLLLRGQLEAMPDGGTVAIAIPANPSRCPPAPYERASLIAHYLKTTKPRSKVLILDAKDTFSQQRLFEKAWKELYGDMIERIALSQGGRVTSVDPGTRTVVTEFGNYTPDVANVIPPQRAGRIAEVAGAADATGWCPIDPVTFESKLVPNIHVIGDACLGGGIPKSASAASAQGKACASAIVNLLAGRAPETPRLTGVCYNIVAPGYGFSLAGNYQPRGDIFAEVEGGATSPADAPRELRAREATEAERWFRAITADTFG
- the soxX gene encoding sulfur oxidation c-type cytochrome SoxX; this translates as MARALVHIAALIASCAFACHAGAEELRHYNVAGDGIAESLTGAPGDAARGRALVLARTTTCILCHSGPFPETRFQGDLAPDLSGAGNRWTMSQLRLRLVDAARFNAETIMPSYYRTDHLVRVGRNFVGKPILSAAEIEDIVAFLATLRD